Part of the Micromonospora rhizosphaerae genome is shown below.
TCTCCAATAGTCCAACGGGGGCCCTGGGGGGTGTCCTCGACCACCACGCCGGCCTGCTTGAGCTGGTCCCGTACGGCGTCCGCGGCCGCCCAGTCCTTGCGGGCGCGGGCCTGCGCGCGCTGTTCGAGCGCCAACGCCACCAGGGAGTCGACGACACCGCGCAGGTCGCTCGCCTGGTCGCCACCGCTCCAGGCCGGATCCAGGGGGTCGGCCCCGAGGATATCCAGCATGCTGCGGACGGCGGCCAGCGTCGTGCCGACGGTCACGTCGTCACCGTTGGTCAGGGCGGTGTTGCCGTCCCTCAGGAGGTCGTGCAGGACGGCCAGACCGGCCGAGGTGTTCAGGTCGTCGTCCATCGCGGCGGCGAAGCCGGCCGGCAGCACCCCGAGCTGGCCCGCGCCGACCCGCTCGGCGGCCCGGTGTACGAACCCCTCGATCCGGCGGTAGGTCGTCGCGGCCTCCCGCAGAGCCTCCTCCGAGTAGTCGATCAGCGACCGGTAGTGCGCCGCCGCGTAGTAGTAGCGCAGCTCCACCGGGCGCACCCCGAGCGACTCGACGTACGTCAGGTCGAGGGTGTTCCCCACCGACTTGCCCATCTTGGCGCCGGCGATGCTGAGCAGACCGTGATGCACCCAGTAGCGGGCGAACGGCAGCCCGGCGGCCTGCGACTGGGCGATCTCGTTCTCGTGGTGCGGGAAGATCAGGTCCAGCCCGCCGCCGTGGATGTCGAACTCCGCGCCCAGGTAGCGCCAGCACATCGCCGAGCACTCGATGTGCCAGCCGGGTCGGCCCCGGCCCCACGGCGACGGCCAGTAGGCCTCGGCCGGCTCGTCGGGCTTGGCGCCCTTCCAGAGCGCAAAGTCACGGGGATCCCGTTTGGCCCGGTCCGGCGCGTCCCCGGCCG
Proteins encoded:
- the cysS gene encoding cysteine--tRNA ligase; translated protein: MTLRLYDTATRSVRDFVPREAGKVGVYLCGLTLQSPPHIGHLRSGVNYDVLRRWLLASGYQVTFVRNLTDIDDKILVKATEQGRPFWSIAYANEQILAASYRALNVLLPTYEPRATGHIPEMHELIAKLIDTGHAYPATDGSGDVYFDVASWPAYGALSGQSPDAMQPAGDAPDRAKRDPRDFALWKGAKPDEPAEAYWPSPWGRGRPGWHIECSAMCWRYLGAEFDIHGGGLDLIFPHHENEIAQSQAAGLPFARYWVHHGLLSIAGAKMGKSVGNTLDLTYVESLGVRPVELRYYYAAAHYRSLIDYSEEALREAATTYRRIEGFVHRAAERVGAGQLGVLPAGFAAAMDDDLNTSAGLAVLHDLLRDGNTALTNGDDVTVGTTLAAVRSMLDILGADPLDPAWSGGDQASDLRGVVDSLVALALEQRAQARARKDWAAADAVRDQLKQAGVVVEDTPQGPRWTIGEQD